Proteins from a genomic interval of Lolium perenne isolate Kyuss_39 chromosome 1, Kyuss_2.0, whole genome shotgun sequence:
- the LOC127325106 gene encoding myosin-11 isoform X2 → MAGALNIVVGSHIWLEDKDLAWIAGEVFRIEGRNAHVRTTNGKTVTANISDIHPKDTEVVSDGIDDMTRLSYLHEPGVLDNLAVRYAKNIIYTYTGNILIAINPFQRLPHIAEPRTMEKYKGANFGELDPHVFAIADVSYRQMINEGKSNSILVSGESGAGKTETTKLLMRYLAFLGGRSKTGARTVEQQVLESNPVLEAFGNAKTVRNNNSSRFGKFVEIQFDKSGKISGAAIRTYLLERSRVCQINSPERNYHCFYFLCSAPSEDIKRYKLSDPSSFHYLNQSACIKVDGISDAEEYLATRSAMNTVGITEQEQEATFRVVAVVLHLGNINFVKGRDVDSSVLKDEKARFHLNAAAELLMCDCEKLENALIKRKINTPEGVITTTVDPNSATVSRDGLAKQIYCRLFDWLVNRLNASIGQDASSEHLIGVLDIYGFESFKTNSFEQLCINFTNEKLQQHFNQNVFKMEQEEYNREQIDWSYIEFVDNQDVLDLIERKPGGIIALLDEACMFPKCTHESFCQKLYEKFKNNKRFSKPKLSRTAFTIQHYAGDVTYQSDHFLDKNRDYVVVEHEELLNASKCSFVSGLFPSVPEENTKSSKSSIANRFKGQLHELMETLSSTEPHYIRCVKPNNLLKPATFENINVLQQLRCSGVLEAIRISCAGYPTRKLFRDFLHRFHILAPELSKGRTDEKVICQKILDKMGLQGYQIGRTKVFLRAGQMAELDARRTEVRSKAARAVQSRFRTHVARQRFLIVRNKSVDMQSIVRALLAFKQRVFLRKQASALTIQKSVRCYFALKSYSELRRSAITLQTGLRAFGAYKEYVLKKQEKASINIQARWRCHRDNSNYLKLKRSVLIYQCAWRRRVARAELRKLKMAARDTEALKVEKEKLEEQVEELTNRLGLEKKLRTDLEKNKAGEIAKLQAALCEMEHRVEEATSMQERESAKRAVEEALAQEREKISILTNEVEEMKGLLSREREENIATKSELSIAQERCEDLNRKIEVADENIKQLRDTGKRFEENVIELESSLMMEKQHIEATRRELGEAHQRIEELLGQVVDANGKSAVLQTTVQRLEESLTEREGTLLLERQESEAIKKLLTEARGENEELVHNIEVAERDIAKFQNNIERFEETTRTLETSLLAEKQHSTGIMSQLAETKEEIGELQTKFTDASRTNDMLQDSLKRFEENATTKDALYVAEKQEHDQTKQALSNYQEKNWELLKKVDESEKSINKLLENVQRLEKHATSRESLLLKTKQNQDCTTKALAEAEKRNRELMKSFEDSDKKISLLEDSVNRLEECTAEKDSQLIIERQENSSTKEELANAQKRIKELVNELQHCQETRKQLEDIIKRLEQDATTRDALLVSEKQTHEATKNTLTETLGRNEELIKKIQDSDKHNLQLQLTVERLQENASTKEALLLREREQNNATVKAQEESQERNSQLIKKFEDVDKKIDLLQGTIQRLGDHTEKDTLLLSERREKDELKKALTETEHKNEDLMIKIGETNKKIEHLQNTIHMLEQDIAAKVASLEAEKQENDSIRKSLVEAQERNDELFKKVRDSEYKAHQLQDTVQKLQVDAISRLSSFVLEKQESDAVKKALNEARGRNEDLIRRNEDLLDRNDDLITKMEDSARTVTQLQETVQRLEGKAANLEAENHALRQQSIATTPSTAKSQAAYSAATPSTAKSQAAYSKISMIHRSPENGHISNGTIPYAETKSSIGPAESRPYMGSAPDLTTYKDYDNGEKMQRVLSEAYQRQQPQDDQKLLLKYITQHLGFSGSKPVAALLIYQYLLQSRSFEVAKTGVFDSILQAINSATEVQHDTRSLAYWLSNLSTLSVLLQRSFRTTRAATSTPYRRKISYDRIFQASQASNSGLAYFSGQSLDEPSGAHQIDAKYPALLFKQQLVDLIEKVYGLISDKLKKELNPLLELCIQDPRTSQAKASTASGLGQHNQLTHWLGIVKILNNYLYLLIANHVPTILVHKLLTQIFSMVNVQLFNRLLLRRECCSFTNGEHIRAGLAQLKHWCNDVAQELADSAWEALRHIRQAADFLVISLKPIRTWREIRNDVCPALSLQQLERIVGMYWDDMNGTNIISAEFTSSMRATMHEESKSLSSFSVLLDDDSSIPFSLDDIAKSMPNIEETVESDLLPFIHENQILSFILQRRE, encoded by the exons ATG GCTGGCGCATTAAACATTGTTGTAGGTTCCCATATATGGCTGGAGGATAAAGATTTAGCTTGGATTGCTGGCGAGGTCTTCCGAATTGAAGGTCGAAATGCCCATGTCCGCACTACCAACGGAAAGACG GTTACCGCGAACATATCAGACATTCATCCAAAGGACACAGAAGTTGTATCTGATGGAATTGATGACATGACACGACTATCATACTTGCATGAGCCTGGTGTTTTAGACAATCTCGCTGTGCGATATGCCAAAAATATAATTTAT ACCTATACTGGTAATATTTTGATTGCAATAAATCCATTCCAAAGGCTGCCTCATATTGCTGAACCCCGTACTATGGAGAAATACAAAGGTGCAAATTTTGGTGAGCTTGATCCTCATGTATTTGCAATTGCGGATGTTTCTTACAG GCAGATGATTAATGAAGGAAAGAGCAACTCCATTTTGGTGAGTGGTGAAAGTGGTGCTGGTAAAACTGAAACCACAAAGTTGCTTATGAGATATCTTGCATTTTTGGGTGGACGATCTAAAACTGGAGCGAGGACAGTTGAACAACAAGTTCTAGAA TCTAATCCAGTCCTTGAAGCATTTGGCAATGCAAAAACTGTTCGGAACAACAACTCAAG TCGATTtggaaaatttgttgaaatccaATTCGACAAGAGCGGGAAGATATCTGGTGCAGCCATTAGGACATATTTGCTTGAGAGATCTCGCGTTTGCCAAATCAATAGCCCGgagagaaattatcattgtttttACTTCCTATGTTCAGCACCATCAGAG GATATTAAAAGGTATAAGCTGAGTGATCCTTCATCATTTCACTATCTCAACCAATCCGCTTGCATTAAAGTTGACGGAATTAGTGATGCTGAGGAGTATCTTGCGACAAGAAGTGCCATGAATACAGTTGGCATAACTGAGCAGGAACAG GAGGCTACATTTCGGGTTGTTGCTGTTGTACTTCACCTTGGCAACATAAATTTTGTTAAAGGGAGAGATGTGGATTCATCTGTATTAAAGGATGAGAAAGCTAGGTTCCATCTGAATGCAGCAGCAGAGCTCTTGAT GTGTGACTGTGAGAAGCTGGAGAATGCACTGATAAAGAGGAAAATAAATACACCGGAAGGAGTGATTACCACAACAGTTGATCCTAATTCTGCTACTGTTAGTAGGGATGGCTTAGCAAAACAAATATACTGTAGACTATTTGACTG GCTTGTAAACAGGCTAAATGcatcaataggacaagatgcaagcTCAGAACATTTAATTGGGGTGCTTGACATATATGGTTTTGAAAGTTTCAAGACTAACAG CTTTGAACAATTATGCATCAATTTCACCAACGAAAAACTACAACAGCATTTTAATCAG AATGTCTTCAAAATGGAGCAGGAAGAGTATAATAGAGAGCAGATCGACTGGAGTTACATAGAATTTGTTGACAACCAAGATGTGCTGGACTTGATCGAGCGG AAACCTGGTGGGATTATTGCACTTCTTGATGAAGCTTG TATGTTCCCGAAATGCACGCATGAATCATTTTGTCAGAAGCTGTATGAGAAGTTCAAGAACAACAAAAGGTTTAGCAAACCAAAGCTTTCTCGTACTGCATTTACAATCCAACATTACGCGGGAGAT GTAACATATCAGTCTGATCATTTCCTGGACAAAAACAGAGATTATGTGGTGGTAGAACATGAAGAATTGCTTAATGCTTCCAAGTGTTCCTTTGTGTCAGGGTTATTCCCATCAGTaccagaggagaacacaaaatcctCAAAGTCATCAATTGCTAATCGCTTTAAG GGGCAACTCCACGAACTAATGGAGACTTTGAGTTCTACAGAACCTCACTACATTAGATGTGTTAAGCCCAATAATCTTCTCAAGCCTGCTACTTTTGAGAACATCAACGTTCTGCAGCAACTTCGATGTTCG GGTGTTCTTGAAGCTATCAGAATCAGCTGTGCTGGATACCCTACACGAAAATTATTTCGTGATTTTCTTCACCGGTTTCACATCCTTGCGCCTGAACTTTCGAAAGGAAG AACCGATGAAAAAGTAATCTGCCAAAAGATTTTGGACAAAATGGGACTCCAGGGTTATCAG ATAGGAAGAACTAAGGTTTTCTTGAGAGCTGGTCAGATGGCTGAACTGGATGCTAGAAGAACTGAAGTCCGAAGCAAAGCAGCTAGAGCTGTTCAGAGTAGATTTCGCACTCATGTTGCTCGTCAGAGATTCCTTATAGTGCGCAACAAATCTGTAGATATGCAATCTATTGTTAGAG CATTATTGGCTTTTAAGCAACGTGTATTCCTGAGAAAGCAAGCTTCGGCCTTGACAATACAGAAAAGTGTCCGCTGCTATTTTGCTTTGAAGTCTTATTCTGAATTGCGACGTTCAGCCATTACGTTGCAGACAGGATTGAGGGCTTTTGGTGCTTACAAGGAATATGTTCTCAAAAAACAGGAGAAAGCTTCTATCAATATCCAG GCTCGATGGCGTTGTCACAGAGATAATTCAAATTATCTTAAACTGAAGAGATCAGTATTGATTTATCAGTGTGCATGGCGAAGACGCGTCGCTAGAGCAGAACTCAGAAAGCTCAAAATG GCTGCAAGAGATACAGAAGctctgaaggtggagaaggagaAACTTGAGGAACAGGTGGAAGAGCTAACAAACCGTTTAGGTTTGGAAAAGAAACTACGG ACTGATTTAGAGAAGAACAAAGCAGGAGAAATTGCCAAATTACAGGCTGCCCTGTGTGAGATGGAGCATCGAGTAGAAGAAGCCACCTCAATGCAGGAAAGAGAATCGGCCAAAAGGGCTGTTGAAGAAGCTCTAGCTCAAGAAAGAGAAAAAATCAGTATATTGACTAATGAAGTTGAAGAGATGAAG GGACTACTATCAAGAGAGCGAGAAGAAAACATTGCAACAAAGAGTGAACTTTCCATCGCTCAGGAAAGATGTGAAGACCTGAATAGGAAAATCGAGGTTGCGGATGAAAACATCAAGCAGCTTCGAGATACTGGCAAAAG ATTTGAAGAGAATGTGATAGAACTGGAGTCATCACTGATGATGGAGAAGCAACATATCGAAGCAACCAGAAGGGAACTTGGTGAAGCACACCAGAGAATTGAAGAACTACTGGGACAAGTTGTAGATGCTAATGGAAAATCCGCAGTGCTTCAGACTACCGTGCAAAG GCTGGAAGAAAGTCTAACTGAGAGAGAGGGCACTCTGCTTTTGGAAAGGCAAGAAAGCGAGGCAATCAAGAAATTACTTACCGAAGCTCGTGGAGAAAATGAGGAATTGGTCCATAATATTGAAGTTGCTGAAAGGGACATTGCTAAGTTTCAAAACAATATTGAAAG ATTTGAAGAAACTACAAGAACATTGGAGACTTCATTGCTAGCTGAAAAGCAACATAGTACTGGAATCATGTCCCAATTAGCTGAAACAAAGGAGGAAATTGGAGAACTGCAAACGAAGTTTACAGATGCCAGTAGGACAAATGATATGCTTCAAGATTCTTTGAAGAG ATTTGAAGAAAATGCAACCACAAAGGATGCCTTGTACGTAGCAGAAAAGCAAGAGCATGATCAAACCAAACAGGCACTTTCTAACTATCAGGAGAAAAACTGGGAATTGCTTAAGAAAGTCGACGAATCTGAGAAAAGTATAAATAAGCTGCTGGAGAATGTTCAGAG ACTTGAGAAACATGCAACATCAAGGGAGTCATTGCTACTGAAGACCAAGCAAAATCAGGACTGCACCACAAAAGCACTAGCTGAAGCTGAAAAGAGAAACCGAGAGTTAATGAAAAGCTTTGAAGATTCAGATAAGAAAATTAGTCTGCTTGAGGATTCAGTTAACAG ACTAGAAGAATGCACCGCAGAGAAAGACTCTCAATTGATAATAGAAAGACAAGAAAACAGCTCTACCAAGGAAGAACTAGCCAATGCCCAGAAAAGGATAAAAGAATTAGTAAACGAGTTACAACATTGCCAAGAAACCAGAAAACAACTCGAAGATATCATTAAGAG ACTTGAACAAGATGCTACTACCAGAGATGCTTTATTGGTATCAGAAAAACAAACACATGAGGCGACCAAGAACACTCTGACTGAAACTTTGGGGAGAAATGAAGAGTTAATCAAGAAAATTCAGGATTCTGATAAGCATAATCTTCAGCTTCAGCTAACTGTTGAGAG ACTTCAAGAAAATGCATCTACAAAGGAAGCTTTACTGTTGAGGGAACGAGAGCAAAACAATGCAACAGTGAAGGCACAAGAAGAAAGTCAAGAAAGAAATTCTCAGTTAATAAAGAAATTTGAGGACGTTGACAAGAAAATTGATCTTCTTCAAGGCACCATACAAAG GCTTGGTGATCATACAGAGAAAGACACTTTGCTGCTATCTGAGAGACGAGAGAAGGATGAATTGAAGAAAGCACTCACTGAGACTGAACACAAAAACGAAGATTTAATGATAAAGATTGGTGAAACCAACAAAAAGATTGAGCATCTGCAAAACACTATACATAT gcttGAACAAGACATAGCAGCAAAAGTTGCTTCTTTGGAAGctgaaaaacaagaaaatgattcAATTAGGAAATCTCTTGTTGAAGCTCAGGAGAGAAATGATGAGCTATTTAAGAAAGTTAGAGACAGTGAATACAAGGCCCACCAGCTTCAAGATACTGTGCAAAA GCTTCAAGTAGATGCCATATCAAGACTGTCTTCCTTTGTACTGGAGAAACAAGAAAGTGATGCTGTGAAGAAAGCGCTCAATGAGGCTCGTGGAAGAAATGAAGATCTAATAAGGAGAAATGAAGACCTCCTCGATAGAAATGATGACCTTATCACAAAAATGGAAGATTCCGCTAGAACTGTTACTCAGCTTCAGGAGACCGTACAAAG GTTAGAAGGAAAAGCAGCTAACTTAGAGGCTGAAAATCACGCTCTTCGTCAGCAATCGATTGCGACGACTCCATCTACTGCCAAATCTCAAGCTGCATACTCAGCCGCGACTCCATCTACCGCCAAATCTCAAGCTGCATACTCAAAAATCAGTATGATCCAT AGAAGTCCAGAAAATGGTCATATTTCAAATGGCACCATACCATATGCTGAAACCAAGTCGTCGATTGGTCCAGCAGAATCAAGACCCTATATG GGCTCTGCCCCTGATTTGACTACCTACAAGGACTATGATAATGGGGAGAAAATGCAAAGGGTACTCAGTGAAGCATATCAG CGTCAGCAGCCCCAGGATGATCAGAAGTTATTACTTAAGTACATTACCCAACATCTTGGGTTCTCCGGGAGCAAACCTGTTGCTGCTCTTCTTATATACCAATATCTTCTTCAGTCGAGATCGTTTGAAGTTGCAAAAACAGGTGTCTTTGACAGTATCCTACAAGCTATAAACTCAGCAACAGAG GTTCAACATGATACAAGAAGCTTGGCCTATTGGTTATCAAACTTGTCAACGTTATCAGTTCTCCTGCAGCGCTCTTTCAGAACCACTAGGGCGGCAACCTCAACTCCATACAGACGGAAAATTTCGTACGACAGGATTTTTCAAGCTAGTCAAGCGTCAAATAGTGGGCTTGCTTATTTCAGTGGTCAATCGTTGGATGAACCTAGTGGAGCTCATCAAATTGATGCAAAATATCCGGCTCTGCTCTTCAAGCAGCAGCTCGTGGATCTGATTGAAAAGGTGTATGGCTTGATAAGTGACAAACTGAAGAAGGAACTAAATCCATTACTTGAGCTGTGCATTCAG GATCCAAGAACTTCCCAAGCAAAGGCCTCAACTGCTAGTGGCTTGGGCCAACACAACCAACTTACACATTGGCTGGGCATCGTGAAAATCCTCAACAACTACTTGTATCTGCTAATAGCCAACCAT GTCCCAACAATTTTGGTCCACAAGTTGCTAACCCAAATATTTTCTATGGTGAACGTGCAGTTATTTAACAG ACTCCTTTTACGACGTGAGTGCTGTTCATTTACCAACGGTGAACATATAAGAGCTGGATTAGCTCAATTAAAACATTGGTGCAATGATGTTGCTCAAGAG CTTGCAGATTCAGCCTGGGAAGCACTGAGGCATATAAGACAAGCGGCTGATTTCCTG GTCATTTCCCTCAAACCAATAAGGACATGGAGAGAGATACGCAATGATGTTTGTCCG GCTCTTAGCTTACAGCAGCTAGAAAGAATAGTTGGTATGTACTGGGACGACATGAACGGCACAAACATAATCTCGGCAGAG TTCACATCAAGCATGAGAGCAACGATGCATGAAGAATCTAAAAGCCTCTCCAGCTTTTCAGTCCTGCTGGATGATGATTCCAG CATACCCTTTTCGCTTGATGACATCGCTAAGTCGATGCCGAACATTGAGGAGACGGTGGAGAGTGATCTGCTGCCCTTTATTCATGAAAACCAAATCCTTTCATTTATATTGCAAAGGAGGGAATGA